From Paracoccus suum, the proteins below share one genomic window:
- a CDS encoding ABC transporter ATP-binding protein has product MSDGPDEAVRLGDVTIAFPTPGNGVFTAVEGANLTVAKGEFVAIVGPTGCGKSTLLNAAAGLLRPAAGSVTIKGRPLAGLNRGAGYLFQSDALLPWKTSRQNVALGLEVAGTPPAKARALADEWLARVGLAGFGDRWPHLLSGGQRKRVAMAQVLIRQPGILLMDEPFGPLDAQTRLIMGDLLLDLWSEDRKAVMFVTHDLEEAISLSDRVVIMSAGPSSHIIGDFPVKLDRPREIADIKLTPEFQAIHREIWALLRAEVMKAYTPRAALGGAA; this is encoded by the coding sequence ATGAGCGATGGTCCAGACGAGGCCGTGCGGCTGGGCGATGTCACCATTGCCTTCCCGACGCCCGGCAACGGCGTGTTCACGGCGGTCGAGGGCGCCAACCTGACGGTGGCAAAAGGCGAGTTCGTGGCCATTGTCGGCCCGACCGGCTGCGGCAAGTCCACCTTGCTGAACGCGGCGGCGGGGCTGCTGCGGCCGGCCGCGGGCAGCGTCACCATCAAGGGCCGTCCCCTCGCAGGCCTCAATCGGGGCGCGGGTTACCTGTTCCAGTCGGACGCGCTGCTGCCGTGGAAAACCTCGCGCCAGAACGTCGCCCTGGGGCTGGAGGTTGCGGGCACGCCCCCCGCCAAGGCCCGCGCGCTGGCCGATGAGTGGCTGGCCCGGGTCGGCCTCGCCGGGTTCGGCGATCGCTGGCCGCACCTCCTGTCGGGAGGGCAGCGCAAGCGTGTTGCCATGGCACAGGTGCTGATCCGCCAGCCCGGCATCCTGCTGATGGACGAGCCTTTCGGCCCGCTGGACGCGCAGACCCGCCTGATCATGGGTGATCTGCTGCTCGATCTGTGGTCCGAGGACCGCAAGGCCGTCATGTTCGTGACCCATGACCTGGAGGAAGCAATCTCGCTGTCCGACCGCGTGGTCATCATGTCCGCCGGTCCGTCCTCGCACATCATCGGCGATTTCCCGGTAAAGCTGGACCGCCCGCGAGAGATTGCCGACATCAAGCTGACGCCGGAGTTTCAGGCGATCCACCGCGAGATCTGGGCGCTGCTCCGTGCCGAGGTCATGAAGGCGTATACGCCGCGCGCGGCGCTGGGGGGCGCGGCATGA
- a CDS encoding ABC transporter permease, with protein MNRPLLLAAQIAVALAIIGGWHLASTTHLLGDPRKIAFFFSTPRDVWNQIVAWFTEGSIWRHLWITLLEAMLAFAIGTIAALILGFWFARRPVVAAVFDPYVKAANALPRVVLAPIFALWFGLGIWSKVALGFTLVFFIVFFNVYQGVKEVNPTVLANARMLGMNERQLLRHVYVPSALAWVFSSLHTSIGFAVVGAVVGEYLGASAGLGYLISQAEGMFDIAGVFAGMVVLSAFVLLIDYMVTLIERRLLVWKPAPGGGDR; from the coding sequence ATGAACCGGCCCTTGCTGCTGGCAGCGCAGATTGCCGTCGCACTGGCCATCATCGGCGGCTGGCACCTCGCCTCGACCACGCATCTGCTGGGCGATCCGCGCAAGATCGCGTTCTTCTTCTCGACGCCGCGCGACGTTTGGAACCAGATCGTCGCCTGGTTCACGGAAGGGTCGATCTGGCGACATCTGTGGATCACCCTGCTGGAGGCGATGCTGGCCTTTGCCATCGGCACCATCGCAGCGCTGATCCTGGGTTTCTGGTTCGCGCGCCGTCCGGTCGTGGCAGCCGTATTCGACCCCTATGTCAAGGCGGCGAACGCCCTGCCCCGCGTCGTGCTGGCCCCGATCTTTGCGCTGTGGTTCGGGCTTGGCATCTGGTCCAAGGTTGCCCTCGGCTTCACGCTCGTGTTCTTCATCGTCTTCTTCAACGTCTACCAAGGCGTGAAGGAGGTGAATCCGACGGTCCTCGCCAATGCCCGGATGCTGGGCATGAACGAGCGTCAGTTGCTGCGCCATGTCTACGTGCCCTCGGCTCTGGCTTGGGTGTTCTCGTCCCTGCACACCTCGATCGGCTTTGCCGTGGTGGGCGCGGTGGTCGGGGAATACCTCGGGGCGTCGGCGGGGCTTGGCTACCTAATTTCGCAGGCCGAGGGGATGTTTGACATCGCCGGGGTGTTTGCCGGCATGGTGGTCCTGTCGGCTTTTGTGCTGCTGATCGATTACATGGTGACGCTGATCGAGCGTCGACTGCTGGTCTGGAAGCCCGCACCGGGCGGCGGGGACCGCTGA
- a CDS encoding ABC transporter substrate-binding protein, which yields MTKLWIGAALAAAMLGTPAMAAKVTVAVGGQTCLCYLPAVLTEALGNFDKHGVEVDLVDFKGGSQALKAVVGGSADVVSGYFDHTVTMAAKHQPMTAFVVQDRYPGLVLAVAPKAKDQINTAADLAGKTVGVSAPGSSTDYFLKYMLGKNGLPRDAASVVGVGVGATAVAAMEQGQIDAAVLLDPAVTMVQASYPDMKVLVDTRNQADTNSLFGGDYPGGVLYAPADWVKSNPDTVKAMAAAVVETLQWIKDHSAEEIADKMPAEVVGSDRAAYVKALEASRAIFSETGIMDPKGAEAVLTVFAEGDPSIAAAKIEVSTAYDNSYAEAAATK from the coding sequence ATGACAAAACTGTGGATCGGCGCGGCGTTGGCTGCCGCCATGCTCGGCACGCCCGCGATGGCGGCCAAGGTGACGGTCGCTGTCGGGGGCCAGACCTGCCTGTGCTACCTGCCGGCGGTGTTGACCGAGGCGCTGGGCAATTTCGACAAGCACGGGGTCGAGGTCGATCTGGTCGATTTCAAGGGCGGCAGCCAGGCGCTCAAGGCAGTCGTCGGCGGCAGCGCCGATGTCGTGTCGGGCTATTTCGACCACACCGTCACCATGGCCGCCAAGCACCAACCGATGACTGCCTTTGTCGTGCAGGACCGCTATCCCGGCCTCGTTCTGGCCGTCGCGCCCAAGGCCAAGGACCAGATCAACACGGCGGCCGACCTTGCCGGCAAGACGGTCGGCGTCAGTGCCCCCGGCTCCTCCACCGACTATTTCCTGAAATACATGCTGGGCAAGAACGGCCTGCCGCGCGACGCCGCCTCGGTCGTCGGCGTGGGCGTCGGCGCGACCGCCGTCGCCGCGATGGAGCAGGGCCAGATCGACGCGGCGGTCCTGCTGGACCCGGCGGTCACGATGGTCCAGGCCAGCTATCCCGACATGAAGGTGCTGGTCGACACCCGCAACCAGGCCGACACCAACAGCCTGTTCGGCGGCGACTATCCGGGGGGCGTCCTTTATGCGCCGGCCGATTGGGTGAAGTCCAACCCAGACACGGTCAAAGCGATGGCCGCAGCCGTGGTCGAAACGCTGCAATGGATCAAGGACCACAGCGCCGAGGAGATCGCCGACAAGATGCCGGCCGAGGTGGTTGGCAGCGACCGCGCCGCCTACGTCAAGGCGCTCGAGGCAAGCCGCGCGATCTTTTCCGAGACCGGCATAATGGACCCTAAGGGCGCCGAGGCCGTGTTGACGGTCTTTGCCGAGGGCGATCCGTCCATCGCCGCCGCCAAGATCGAAGTCAGCACCGCCTATGACAACAGTTATGCCGAGGCTGCTGCCACCAAGTGA
- the aroB gene encoding 3-dehydroquinate synthase, whose amino-acid sequence MTVSLTTVPVDLGPRSYEVRIAPGLLAEAGTAIAPLLRRPRVAIVTDETVAALHLPALEEALDHAGIAHKTLALPPGEATKGWASLQRVVEWLLAAQVERGGLVLAFGGGVIGDLAGFAAAILRRGVRFVQLPTTLLAQVDSSVGGKTGINSPAGKNLIGAFHQPSLVLADTAVLGTLAPRDFRAGYGEVVKYGLLGDAAFFTWLEGAGPGLASDPAALVRAVARGVEMKAGVVARDETEEGERALLNLGHTFGHALEAATGYDGARLLHGEGVAIGCALAFDLSARLGLCPQEAPSRVAAHLAAMGLPSRLADVPGLPDDAALIALMGQDKKVKDGKLRFVLARDIGDAFVADDVPMEAVAATLAAAR is encoded by the coding sequence ATGACCGTCAGTCTGACCACCGTTCCCGTCGACCTCGGGCCGCGCAGCTACGAGGTGCGTATCGCCCCGGGCCTGCTGGCCGAGGCCGGCACCGCCATCGCGCCGCTGCTGCGCCGGCCGCGGGTTGCGATCGTCACCGACGAGACGGTCGCCGCGCTGCATCTGCCGGCGCTGGAGGAAGCCCTGGACCACGCCGGGATCGCCCACAAGACGTTGGCCCTGCCACCGGGCGAGGCGACCAAGGGTTGGGCCTCGCTGCAGCGCGTGGTCGAATGGCTGCTGGCGGCGCAGGTCGAGCGGGGCGGGCTGGTGCTGGCCTTTGGCGGCGGGGTGATCGGCGATCTGGCCGGTTTCGCGGCCGCGATCCTGCGCCGAGGGGTGCGTTTTGTGCAGTTGCCGACCACTCTACTGGCGCAGGTCGACAGCAGCGTCGGCGGCAAGACCGGCATCAACTCGCCCGCCGGCAAGAACCTGATCGGTGCGTTCCACCAGCCCTCGCTGGTGCTGGCAGACACGGCCGTGCTGGGCACCCTTGCGCCGCGCGATTTTCGGGCGGGCTATGGCGAGGTAGTGAAATACGGGCTGCTGGGCGATGCGGCGTTCTTTACCTGGCTTGAGGGCGCGGGACCCGGCCTTGCAAGCGATCCGGCGGCGCTGGTGCGCGCCGTCGCGCGTGGGGTCGAGATGAAAGCCGGGGTCGTCGCCCGCGATGAGACCGAGGAGGGCGAGCGCGCGTTGCTGAACCTGGGCCACACCTTCGGCCACGCGCTGGAAGCGGCGACCGGCTATGACGGCGCGCGCCTGCTGCATGGCGAGGGGGTGGCCATCGGTTGCGCGCTGGCCTTTGACCTGTCGGCTCGGCTGGGCCTTTGCCCGCAGGAGGCGCCGTCGCGCGTCGCGGCGCATCTGGCGGCGATGGGCCTGCCCTCGCGCCTCGCCGATGTTCCGGGCCTGCCGGACGACGCGGCGCTGATCGCGTTGATGGGGCAGGACAAGAAGGTCAAGGACGGCAAGCTGCGCTTTGTTCTCGCCCGCGACATCGGCGATGCGTTCGTGGCGGATGATGTGCCCATGGAGGCGGTGGCGGCGACGCTCGCCGCCGCCCGCTAG
- a CDS encoding shikimate kinase — MQRAITLIGMMGAGKTAVGAELARELGLPFHDSDVEIERAAAMSIPEIFARDGEDFFRAREAEVIARLLAGPPTLLSVGGGAWMRAENRARIEAAGLSVWLDPPLEVLWSRVRARPGRPLLATENPRATLKALLEARRPVYAQAALHLPVSAADTVETTARALRLAVNAHSPGFFA; from the coding sequence ATGCAGCGCGCGATCACGCTGATCGGCATGATGGGTGCGGGCAAGACCGCCGTGGGTGCAGAGCTGGCGCGCGAGCTCGGCCTGCCTTTCCACGACAGCGACGTCGAGATCGAACGCGCCGCAGCCATGTCCATCCCCGAGATATTCGCCCGCGACGGCGAGGATTTCTTTCGCGCCCGCGAGGCCGAAGTCATTGCCCGCCTGCTGGCCGGCCCGCCGACCCTGCTGTCAGTCGGCGGGGGCGCCTGGATGAGGGCCGAGAACCGGGCCCGGATCGAGGCTGCGGGCCTTTCCGTCTGGCTGGATCCTCCGCTGGAGGTGCTGTGGTCGCGGGTCCGCGCGCGTCCCGGCCGGCCTTTGCTCGCGACCGAAAATCCACGCGCGACCCTGAAGGCGCTGCTGGAGGCGCGCCGTCCCGTCTATGCCCAGGCCGCGCTGCACCTGCCGGTCAGCGCCGCCGACACGGTCGAGACGACTGCCCGCGCCCTGCGCCTGGCCGTCAACGCCCATTCACCCGGATTTTTCGCATGA